TGAGGTTGTTGGGCAGGGCTGCGGGAGTAGGGTGGGCGTGCAAGGGCAGCACCGGGGGACGGAACATCCCGCCCCATGCCGTTGCCTTATTTACCCTCCCTGTATGGCTTGCAGTACGAGTAACGATGGTTCATGTGCTGGCTGTACGAACCCGAGTGTGAAAAACGCTTCAGGCATTTGCAGCATTGAAACGGCTTCTCACCGCTGTGTAGTCGTTTGTGTTCCGTCAGGTGATGCTTGTGCTTGAACGCCTTTGGGCACTCAATGCACTTGTAAGGACGCTGGCCTATGGGGTGAGAAAAGGCGCAAGGTGTTAGTTCCCTTTACGGGAAAAATATCCCACTCGAAACTCACCTGAATGTTCGTACTTATGCCGCTGCAGGGAACTATGCTTGCTGAACGTCTTGTCACACTGATCACAGACGTACTGGCCCTCAGCATCTGGGACCTGATGTCCACCGGGACCTTGTCCGTCCTTAGCCCCCGGAGTAGCCGCCGCAGTGCTACTTCCCGTCAGCCCATACGCTCCAGCTAGCCGCTTGGGAACATTCAACATGGAGTTCAACAACAGGTGCTTCTTGTCTGGGAAAGCACCTCCATAGAAGCTGGCAGCATTGGCATCATCTGGTAGGATGTCACGAGCACCTGGACTGAGGCTAGCGCGACCTGTGATTCCTCCGGAACCCGcagcaacagcggcagcagcagcagcagctgcagcaacagatAGCTCAGGTGAGAACTGACGGAGTAGATGATCCATACACGCGAAACTAGCCGGATGTGAGTGATGGTGATGTGGCAAGACTTGTCCGTGTCCTGTGGTGTACTTTCCAAACGAGTGTTGGCCACTGGGCGGTTGcgtttgttgcgtttgttgAGCTGATTGCGTGAGTTGACCTCGCGCATCCTGCGGAGAAGGTGTGTCACGTGCTAGTCCAGGTGTAGCGAAACCCAGCTTTGCAGGCTGTGATCCAGCCGTTGCACCGTGGATCGGATGGATGTCGTGGTAGAAAAATGGAGTTGGAGAGCAGGACGTCTTGATGCTGAGGTTCATTGCCTCGTTTAACGCGGACATCGTCTCTGCCTGCAGCAGTACTGCTGGAAGTGTGCTTGCAGCTAGCGCAGAAGCGGCAGCTTGTGAGTTGGAAGCAGCACTCAAAAGTGCCTCACCTACTGTCAGTAGACCCTTCTTGACGGATAGGTCGAGTGGTTGATCGAAGGACTGATCCTGGCTGGTCACGACAGAGGGCGCTCGATCAGCGTGTAATGGCGAGGTAGGAGCAGTTGTACCTGCTACTGGAGGTCCTCCACCTGAACCAATTCCACTGGGATACTGACGAGTTCCGACAGCACCTAATTTACGCTCTCGTGACCGGTTGTTCTGGAACCACACCTGTACGACACGAGCCTCCATCTTGACGTGATGAGCAATTGCCTGGAATTCGTCACGACTTGGCTTACTGTTGCGTGCGTAGTACTTCTTCAGCTCATTCTGCTGCTCTTCGGAGATGGAAGTGCGGACACGCACCTTGCCACTACCTCCTGCACCTCCGTGTCCACCTGGGGTCATACCCGCACTACCCATACCACCGGTTCCTGCACCACCACTGCCTTGTGCTCCGTGCATCCCAAATGCATCACCCTTAAGGGCCACTGAGTCGTAATCGGCGTCGTCCTCgctacaactgctgctgctactttgagcactgctgctgcttccggcgATTGTTGCGCCTCCACCAGCCGCCGGTGTACCAGCGAACGTGTTGAGCAACAACGAACGTTTGCAGAGCAGCTGTGCGTGTTGCAGCAATTCAGGCTCACTGGTGAACTGTTCGCCGCAATAGACGCAGTGGAAGGGCGATGCCGAGGCGGCTGGTGAGAGGGAAGATGAGGCGGAGAGGGATGAAGAGCTGGCACGTCCATCCTGCCCGGTTGGCTCGACATCCGACATCTCAGCCGCCCCACCCGTCGATTCCTCAGGCGGCTCATTCTTCACCTTGCGTGTGTCGCAGGACTCGTCCTCGGGTCCTTGAGCCGCTGAAGGCGGCTGTTTCGGGCACTCGGTGTTGGGCTGGGTCTTGGTTGTAGGGTCTTGTTCCATCTCTTGATCATCGGCAGGTTCCTGTTTCAACGGAACCGGCAGGTCTACGAACGGGACGGTCTTGTTTGTTTCATCGGGCGGCTGAATTGGTGGCGGCTCGTTACAATCCTCGACCACCTGGTCATCTTCGTCTCGAGTGTCACTGCTTACGGGTCGTGTAACCGATTGTTCTACCTCCAGTTCTTCATCAACCTCCATCTGTTCGCTTTCGGACGGTTGATGGCTAGTGGCGGCTGTGACGGTGGCTGTTAGAGCATTAAAGCCGCCTGATGTGACCGATTTGGGCCGTTGTTCATCCTCCGCTGGAGGTGACTCGTTGTTCTCATCTACAACTGCCGGCTCAAGTGCATCTCCGGTGGCTGTAAACTGTTGTTGATGCGGTTGTTTCTCATTCCCTACCGGCAGCTCAAGGACATCTCCGGCGGCTggaaactgctgctgctgatgagcGACGGCCGAAAGTTCGAGGTAGCGCAGAACGGTCGGATCAAACAGCGCCATCGAGTATAGCAAAGACGCGTGAAAGGACTGGGCGTGTTTGTTCAACATCGGCAAAAGCGCATCTGCTCCAGGTGCGATCGTTTCAAGGTCATGCTTCGTTGCTGACGAACACGATGACGTCGGAGAGGGTGACGTCACTGGAAGGAGTCGTCCGGCCATCTCGAGGTCACGCACTCCTGCACCCTGGGGTCGGAATCCTACCCCCGCCTTTCCACCCCTCCCATGTCCATTCGTTAATCCCGTCAGCCCATTTCCACCTTGGAAGGGAAATTGCAGAGCGCGatggccaccatcaccaccaacatggctgttgctggtgctgctggtgttgttgttgtggctggtgctgttgttgttgttgttgtggtggGTGAGCTTGACGCCCATGTTGATGCACTTCTTCGATGTCATGTGGCTGGAGTAGGAGCCCGAGTGTGAGAAGCGTTTGCCGCAGTTCGGGCAAACGAACGGCTTTTCACCGGAGTGGATGCGGACGTGCTCCTTCAGATGGTGCTTGAACTTGAACGCTTTATCACAGTCGTTGCATTTGAACTTGCGCAGCAGCAACGATTCGTCGTGCGAGATCATGTGGCGCTGGAGTCGGTACACGTTGGCGAATGGCTTATGGCACACTTTGCAGCTCTGTTGCGGCACAGGTGTAGCGACGGATCGGGATGAAACGAGACGGAAAATGAGCGGGTTAGATGCGCCAtctcgtgtgtatgtgtgaacgGCGTGTTCGCGGGTCTTCCACGCCGCGGAACCTTGCCGATAATGTGCCATCAACACCGAGCGAAAGAGTGAATAAATAGAATTTCCCGAGGCGTTTTCCCTGCGTTGGGCCGACCTGGGTCACAGCATATGGCTGGCCCAGGGTTGGCTAACCCCCTCTACAGTCCCGTGTTGGTTCCTTAGAGCCGTGCAAGGGTTAAGCTCACACCTAGCAGCAGTTGAAGCCGCCCGATCGCGCCTCTCCCGCGCACAAGTGTAGTAAACAAATTTGTATtcaatcaaaaaacaaaaaggcacgagtcacgaaagaaaggaaagaaaagcgaactaATTGTGAGGTGGGGAAGGAGGGGAGCGGATGAAGGGGAGAGAACAGCGAGAAGAGCGAGAACAACAAGCGGAAAACccccgaggaaaaacacaacgaaTGAAAGCGAGAGGGAAAGCCGGGCGCAGGCGAACAAAACCGACGGGATTGATCCCAAAATTAGTGCCGGGTACCGTTTACGATGGGGTCACAGAGGGAGCGAGAGGAAGGGTTGGGCTGAGGTGAAGGGGAATTGGTGGAGGGAGGCGCAGGAAGAAAATATATTGCAGTCACTTCGCCGTGGCGGCGGAAAGGTAAAAATATCATCACGGTTGCGTAGAGCTTCGCTTGAGACGCAAGCCGCGC
This genomic interval from Anopheles nili chromosome X, idAnoNiliSN_F5_01, whole genome shotgun sequence contains the following:
- the LOC128728348 gene encoding zinc finger protein 1, whose translation is MVSCSVAVSTYYNAEGSIMPSSTKFSLPFPSLPSGLPKDSENDALADTDCCVQCPQCHQTVQGIEALKEHIQLNHSGSPDNLRAKFLTDTSEPDDMAEEDDHHVDADAGSPLPMAPLELPTSGGGRASGDIIGSRLQAKCVSLLQLQQQKAARELLEPEDDDAVGEEEDVEMARGVTPQGLLLAPQTAQADLSYGRHGLVLSPAQDGSSNSSSGPSLPTGGSVKDGDLTTYDCSQCSAQFASRDQLDRHELHHAPSAVVSCKVCHKPFANVYRLQRHMISHDESLLLRKFKCNDCDKAFKFKHHLKEHVRIHSGEKPFVCPNCGKRFSHSGSYSSHMTSKKCINMGVKLTHHNNNNNSTSHNNNTSSTSNSHVGGDGGHRALQFPFQGGNGLTGLTNGHGRGGKAGVGFRPQGAGVRDLEMAGRLLPVTSPSPTSSCSSATKHDLETIAPGADALLPMLNKHAQSFHASLLYSMALFDPTVLRYLELSAVAHQQQQFPAAGDVLELPVGNEKQPHQQQFTATGDALEPAVVDENNESPPAEDEQRPKSVTSGGFNALTATVTAATSHQPSESEQMEVDEELEVEQSVTRPVSSDTRDEDDQVVEDCNEPPPIQPPDETNKTVPFVDLPVPLKQEPADDQEMEQDPTTKTQPNTECPKQPPSAAQGPEDESCDTRKVKNEPPEESTGGAAEMSDVEPTGQDGRASSSSLSASSSLSPAASASPFHCVYCGEQFTSEPELLQHAQLLCKRSLLLNTFAGTPAAGGGATIAGSSSSAQSSSSSCSEDDADYDSVALKGDAFGMHGAQGSGGAGTGGMGSAGMTPGGHGGAGGSGKVRVRTSISEEQQNELKKYYARNSKPSRDEFQAIAHHVKMEARVVQVWFQNNRSRERKLGAVGTRQYPSGIGSGGGPPVAGTTAPTSPLHADRAPSVVTSQDQSFDQPLDLSVKKGLLTVGEALLSAASNSQAAASALAASTLPAVLLQAETMSALNEAMNLSIKTSCSPTPFFYHDIHPIHGATAGSQPAKLGFATPGLARDTPSPQDARGQLTQSAQQTQQTQPPSGQHSFGKYTTGHGQVLPHHHHSHPASFACMDHLLRQFSPELSVAAAAAAAAAVAAGSGGITGRASLSPGARDILPDDANAASFYGGAFPDKKHLLLNSMLNVPKRLAGAYGLTGSSTAAATPGAKDGQGPGGHQVPDAEGQYVCDQCDKTFSKHSSLQRHKYEHSGQRPYKCIECPKAFKHKHHLTEHKRLHSGEKPFQCCKCLKRFSHSGSYSQHMNHRYSYCKPYREGK